The window GTCGAAGATGGGTGTACTCCCTATGGCCTGCGCGGCCGGGGCTCGCGCGCCCGGCATTTCGGTTCGCCTCGACGTGAGGCACCAGTCAGTTCCCTAATGCTTGACGAAGCAATTGTTCGTGTTATGTTGCTTGTCGAGGCAAGGTTCTGCTTGCTTCGGGAGTGTCTCCACGAAGGGTTTTCGCATGGTCAAGATCGGTATCATCCTTGGTAGCACCCGCCCGGGCCGTAATGGTGAGGCGGTGGCGCGTTGGGTGTACGACGTCGCTTCGCAGCGCACGGACGTCGAGTTCGAGCTGGTTGATCTGCTGGACTACAACCTGCCGCACCTCGACGAGATGATGCCGCCGTCGATGGGTCAGTACGCGCAGCCGCACACGCAGGCGTGGGCGAGCAAGATCGCTTCGTTCGACGGTTTCGTCATGGTGACGCCGGAGTACAACCACTCGACGTCGGGTGCGCTGAAGAACGCGATCGACTTCCTGTACGGGGAGTGGAACAACAAGGCTGTCGGGTTCGTGGGTTACGGCTCGGTGGGTGGTACGCGTGCGGTGGAGCACCTGCGTCTGATCGCGGGGGAGCTGCAGATGGCGGACGTGCGTGCGCAGGTGGCGCTGTCGCTGTTCACGGACTTCGAGAACTTCAGCACGTTCAAGCCCGGTCAGCACCAGGTCGACTCGCTGAACGCGACGCTGGACCAGGTCCAGGCCTGGAGCGCGGCCCTCGCCCCGCTCCGCGCCGCCTGACGCCCCACACGTCGGCCCGACGTTCTGCCTCGTCTGTGGGGGCCGCCTCAGGCGGCCCCCACAGGTGAACCGCCCCGTCGCGGGCGGACCCGGCGCGACGGACGGCCCTCGGCGTCAATGGCGCCGCCGAGCGGCCGTCGGTCCGCCCGGGCCACGCCTCGGCCTCGTACGCATTCGAGGCGGGCCCACCCCTCTTACTCGGCGACTTCTGTACGTCACGCAGCCTGGGCGCACTCGATCCGCGTGCCCACGCCGCGCAGACCGCGCGCACGGCACGAAGCGCGTCGGGCCACCGGCGCCGACTGTGGCACGGCGGTCCGGTACGGGCGGCCGCGTTTCCGAGAACCCCTGATCCGGTCGGCCGGCGGCCCTGGTCGAGCGTCGTGCTCCCATGGGCCCGCACGGCTTATGACCTGTGGGGTCCGTGCGCCCGCGCGGCGAGTGACCCGCGGAACTCCCGGCCTCCCCAGGCACGGGTCACCGGTGGCGGGGTACACGAGGCTGATGGTCCACCAGAAGGTTCCGGGCCGTCGGCTCCCGGCGCGAAGCGGCCCGGCCGGCCCGTCCCGGCCCGGTGCCGGCGTCCGCCCATTGAACCGCCGAGCCGCGCCACGCGTACCGACATCTGCCGGACCAGGACGTGCGTCCGAGGTTTCAGCACGTCAGGATGGTCGGGTGGCCCTTCTCGGCGGGAACCCATCAGCACCAAGGACAGCAGGACACTAGGAGCCAATCGCATGAGTACTTCAGCTCAGATCGGTGTGACCGGCCTCGCAGTCATGGGGCGCAACCTCGCCCGGAACTTCGCCCGCAACGGCTACACGGTCGCGCTGCACAACCGGACCGTGGCCCGGACGAAGGCCCTCGCGGAGGAGTTCGGCCACGAGGGCGACTTCATCGTGGCCACGTCCGCGGAGGAGTTCGTCGCGGCGCTGGAGCGGCCGCGCCGCCTGGTGATCATGGTCAAGGCGGGAGACCCCACCGACGCGGTCATCCAGGAATTCGCCCCGCTCCTCGAACCCGGCGACATGATCATCGACGGTGGCAACGCGCACTTCGCCGACACCCGCCGGCGTGAGCACGCACTGCGTGAACAGGGCATCCACTTCGTCGGGACCGGCGTCTCGGGTGGTGAGGAGGGCGCCCTCAACGGGCCGAGCATCATGCCCGGTGGTTCGAAGGAGTCGTACGAGTCCCTGGGCCCCATGCTGGAGAAGATCTCCGCGAAGGCCAAGGACGGCTCTCCCTGCGTGACGCACGTGGGACCGGACGGCGCCGGGCACTTCGTGAAGATGGTGCACAACGGCATCGAGTACGCCGACATGCAGCTGATCGGTGAGGCGTACGAACTGCTGCGCGACGTCGCGGGATATTCGCCCGCGCAGATCGCGGACATCTTCCGCACCTGGAACACCGGCCGCCTCGACTCCTATCTCATCGAGATCACCGCCGAGGTCCTGTCGCACGTCGACGAGGCGACGGGCAAGCCGTTCGTGGACGTGGTCCAGGACCGTGCCGAGCAGAAGGGCACCGGCCGCTGGACCGTGCAGATCGCGCTCGACCTCGGCGTCCCGGTGTCGGGCATCGCGGAGGCCGTCTTCGCGCGCTCGCTGTCGGGGCACGCCGACCTGCGCGAGGCTTCGCGGGGGCTCGCCGGACCGAAGGCACGACAGCTCGGCGAGTCGGAGGCCGCTGCATTCGCCGACCGTGTCGAGCAGGCGCTGTACGCGTCGAAGATCGTGTCGTACACGCAGGGATTCCACGAGATCGCCGCGGGCAGCGACGAGTACGGCTGGGACGTCGACCTCGGCTCCGTCGCGTCGATCTGGCGCGGCGGATGCATCATCCGCGCGGCCTTCCTCGACCGGATCCGCGCCGCCTACGACGGCCGTCCCGATCTGCCGAGCCTGCTCTCCGACGACACGTTCGGCCAGGAGATCGCCGACGCCCAGGACGACTGGCGTGAGGTGCTGGTCGCGGCGACCCGTCAGGGCGTCCCCGCGCCCGGCTTCGCGGCGGCCCTCGCCTACTACGACGCCCTGCGCGCGGAGCGGCTCCCCGCCGCACTCACGCAGGCGCAGCGGGACTTCTTCGGCGCGCACACCTACCGGCGCACGGACCGCGACGGTTCGTTCCACACATTGTGGGGCGGCGACCGGTCCGAGGTATCGGCGTAGGCGGGCGCCCCTGGTGCCATTGCCCCAAGGTCCACCCGGCTGTGCCCATCGGTGCGGCCGGGTGGTGCCGTCCCGGTCCGTCCGACGCGGGCGGGTGGTGGCGCTCCGGCCCGTTCGACGCGGCTCGCCGGACGAGGCGACGGGATCGGCCCGTCGCCATGCCGGTCTCCCGGTGGTTCGGCTACGGGGCTGAAGGCCGCGCTGCCGCGGGGGAGAGCGGAGCCGCGTCCAGCAGAACGCTCGCCGCGGCGCGCGCGGTGGTGGCGGCCGCGGGGTCGTGGTCCATCCGCGCGGACTGCGAGGCTCCGTCGTACAGGAAGTGCAGCATGCGGGCCACCTCCTCGGGCGCCGCATAGCCGGCCTCCGTGGCCAGTGCCGTGAGCAGGTCGCTCAGCCACGTCCTGTTGCTCTCGGCGGCCCGCCTGATCGAGCTGTTCTCCGGTGCCTCGGCAGTGGCCCGGGCGAACGCGCAGCCGTTGTACCCGGCCTCGGTGAACGCCTCGCCCTGGGCGTCGAATACTCCCAGCAACTGCTCGCGCGGGGTCCGGAAGCGGGTCAGCGTGCGGGTGATCCGGTCCCGGAGGCGCACGCTCCGGTGGTCCAGATAGGCGCAGACAAGACCTTCCTTGTTGCCGAAGGTGTTGTAGAGGGACGCCTTGGCGACGCCTGCGTGCTCGATCACCCGGTCGATGCCGACGGTCTGAACTCCCTCACGGTAGAAGAGCTCGTCGGCGGCTCCGAGCAGACGCTCGCGCGCCGACAGCTTCGTACCGGTTCTGGGCGCCATGACCATCACTCCCTCAGACAGTTCTGTCTACTCTACCTCTGCGGCGACCGTGAGTCGACGGTCCTCGACTGCCGGAACGCTCTCCGCGTGGACACCGGCGGGGGCCGCCGTCCCTGCCGCCGGCTCCGCCCGGCGGCCGCTGCGCAGCAGCCCGGGAAGCGCCACGAGCGCGAGCACGATGACCGCCGCACCGTACTCCCTCGCGGTCTGCACCAGACCGCCGTGCACCACGAGGACGCCGCCGATCACGGCCGGCAGGCCCAGACCCAGGTAGCACACCACGTAGAGGAGGGACAGCACCCCGGCGCGTTCGTGCAGTTCGACCTGCGGCATCACGAGCCGGATGCCGCCCTGGAATCCGCCGCCGAAGCCGAAGCCGGAGACCGCGGCGCCGATGAAGAAGCCGACCACGGAGGGTGTGCCGCCGTGCCCGGCGGCTATCGAGACCACGGTGATCACCACGCCGATGACCAGGGTGCTCACTCCGATCAGCATGACCTGTCGCGTCTCCCTGGTCCGCAGGACCAGCACGGACAGCCCGGCGGACCCGGCGAGTACGAACAGCGGCAGGCCGCCCCACACCACGGAGGTGGAGTGCACCAGGGTCCGGGTGATGGCCGGCCCCAGCGCTCCGTAGAGACCGGTCAGCGCCCAGACCGCGAACAGGACGGGCGCCGCGATCACCACGGACGCGCGCGCGGACCTGGGCAGCTTGATCTCGGGCACCAGGCTGGCCAGCGCACCCGGCTTACGGCTCGCGGTCTCACGCAGTCGCAGGACGGCGAGCGCCTGGAGCACGAACACCCCGAGCAGGACGAAGTACACGAGACGGGTCGGCCCGGGCAGGTACTGAACGATCAGCCCGGACACCAGGGCGCCGCTGGCCGTGCCCATCGTGGGCGCCAGGGAGTTCAGGAAGCCCCCCTTGCGGGGGTTGATGTCGAGCATGCCGGCGCCGAGGGCACCGACCGCGGCGCCCGTGCTCACGCCTTGGACGACACGGGCGACGAGGAGGGAGCCCACCCCGTCGGCGGTGGCGAACACGATCATCGCGAGGGCCTGCCCGATGAGGCTGACCAGCAGTACGGGCCGTCGGCCCACGTGGTCGGAGAACTTGCCGAAGACCAGGAGCGATGCCAGCACGGCGACCGCGTAGACACCGAACACGACGGTGATGGTGATCGGCGAGAAGCCCCAGTGGGCCTGGTAGATCGCGTAGAGCGGCGTGGGCGCGCTCGACGCGGCCAGCAGCGACACGAGGATCGAGGCGAGCAGGGCCAGCGACGCGGCGGGCCCCATGGCCCTCCCGCGCGGCGCGGCGTGCGCCGGCGTGCGCCCGGCCGTGTTGATGGAAGGGGCCGCTCGGCGAGCGACGGACGCGGTTCTCATGGATCACCCTCGGTGCTCGGCGGATAGGATGACCCCATACTAGACAGGTCTGTCTAGTTGACGGGCGCCTTCGAGCTGTGAGCCGCGTCGCACGGTGATCCACCCCCTCACATCCGTCGCTCCCCGCGTCCGGCCCCACCCGTTCCGTCACCTCGCTTCGGCGGCGGGGAGCGCCTGCCGTGCGACCGGTCACCGCCGGTGCACCGGTGGTGCGGAACGGGTTGCGTTCCGATGTGCGTGCCTGCCGGAGACACCTGGCACAGGAACGCCCGTGGGCGCGGCACACGGATGGTGTGCCGCGCCCACGGGCCGCTCCCGCACCCATTCGCGACGTCGGCGGGTGCCGGTCCTGCGCCGCTTACGGCCGGACCGAGGCGGCCTTGCGGGACCTGCCGCTGAACCCGTTGCGTACCCACCAGGCGGAGACGGCGACGAGCACGACCGCGAGCAACACGCAGATGCCCGTCGTCGCCCACTGCAGGGGCCAGAGGTCCGAGACGGGGTGGAACTCGGCCCAGCGCCCCGAGATGCCGTGGGAGCCGAGACACGGCCCGGGGTCCTTGGCGGCGAAGCACTCCCAGGCTTCGGGTACGCGCCTGCCGTCCGGCGACAGCGGCCCGTCGGCCACGAGCCACGCGTTGTCGGGGACCGGAGGTGTGACGGTGTGCTGGGCGGTGGCCGTGTGCCGGGGCGGGAGATGGGGGCGGGCCCACTCGATCACCGCGAAGAGGCCGCCCCCGAGCGCGAGTGTGGCACCCATGGCGAGGACCGTACGGCGCAGGTAGAGACCCAGGGTCACTCCCAGCAGGTAGATCAGGACACCCAGACCGACGACGACGGGCCCCACCCCGTAGAAGGGGTACCAGTACTGCCACTGACGGTATCCGGCCGTCTCGGCGATCGGGTGCCACCACCAGGTCATCGCCGCCGCCATCACACCGCTGATGACCACGACCATGGCGAGGGGCACGCACAGCTTCGCCATGAACCAGCGCATGCGGGTGACGGACTGCGTGGCCACCGTGCGGTACGTCCCGGACTCCAGTTCCTGCGCGAGCTGCGGCCCGCCGAGGAACAGGCCGAACAGGAACGGAAGCAGGAGCATGGCCTGCAGCGGGCGCCGGATCGGGTTCTGGTAGTCGTTCTGGAACGCCACCAGCTTCCGTACGCAGTCGATGGAGTCCGCGTGCGCGTGACAGTCCTGCAGGTGCTGCGCGCCGGCCGCCGCGGCCACGTTCTGGTGCTGCACGACGGCATACACCGCGAGTGCTGCCGCGGCTGCGAGCCCGAGCCAGAAGGCGGTGCGGTTCTGCCGCCAGATCAACCAGGTCAGCCCGCTCAGCCGCGGGCGGCGGGAGCGCTCTCGTGTCCGTGGGGCGTTGGTGCTCATGCCGCCACCTCGCTGCCGTCGGCGACCCGCGCGCTCGGAGCGAGCAGAGCCGGTGCGTCGGGTGCGCGCAGGTATCCGATCACGAGTTCCTCGAGCGTGGGAGGGGGGAGGCCAGGGTCGTGCGACGCTGCCGGACCGGTCCGGACCAGTGAGGTGATCCGGCCGTCCCCGCCGGACGTCGCTATCACCGTGTGTCCTTCGAGATCCTTCCGGTGGCGCTCGTGATCGGGGGAGTCGGTGGTGAGCCGGCGGTGCTGGGCGAGGAGGGTGTCCACCTCACCGGCCAGACGCACGGTGCCGCTGTTGACCAGCACGAGGTAGTCGCAGGCGCTCTCCAACTCGGAGACCAGGTGCGAGGACATCACGACGGTCGAGCCGTTCTTCCGGGCCTCCGCCTGCAGGAGATCCGTCATCTGATGGCGCACCAGGGGGTCCAGATCGGCCATGGGCTCGTCCAGGAGCATCAGCCGGGGCCGCTTGCCCAGGGCCAGGGCGAAGGCGACTCGGGTGGACTGCCCGCCCGAGAGCGTGCCGACGCGGGCACTCATGGGGATGTTGCCGGCTTCGATGACCGCCTCGGCCGTCTCCTGGTGCCACGTGGGATTGAGCTCTCGCCCCATCCGGAGGATCTCGTGCACCCGGAAGCGGGGGTAGAGGGCCTTCTGCTGGCTGAGGAAGGCGGTACCCTCGCGCGCTTCGGCGCTGCCCGGATGGTGCCCGGAGACCGTGATCGCGCCGTCGGTGGGCTCGATCAGGTTCGCGGCCATGGACAGAAGGGTGGTCTTTCCGGCGCCGTTGGGGCCGACCAGCGCGCAGATGCGTCCGGCGGGGAGGCGGAAGGAGGTGTCGCGCAGCGCCCACCCGCGCCGGTAGCGCCGTCCGAGGCCGACGGCCTCGATCGCTGGGACGCGGAGGGCCCCTTGGCCCCTGGGTGAATCGGTCATGACGTACTGGCCTGTGGTCTTTCCGTAGGTGATGGCGCGGGGGAGGCCGGGGGCATCCCGTGGATGCGGCTCGCCGGACGGGGCCGGGGCCGGTGCTGTTGTGCTCGGACGGCCCGCGCCCGCCGGGGACTTAGGGACAGCCCTCGGTTCGCGTGCATGCGACGAGGCCGCGGAGCAGGCGCGGATATCGCGGATGCCGATCAGGAGAAGGCCGCGATCCGTGCCGTGGCCGCGAGACGACCGGTCCGGAGTTCCGGTCGGGACCGGTGAAAGGCCACGGCTCGTGCCGGAGGCTGTCCGTTCGGCGGCCACTGGTACGTGTCCATGTGCGGGCGACACTCGTGGGTGTCCGAGTGCGGGCGCCGCTCATGCGTGTCCGGGTGCGGGCGCCCGCACCCGGACACGCATGAGCGGCGCCCCAACTCCTCGCCTCAGCCGCGTGTTTGCGTACGGCCGGCCGACGCGTGCCGCTGGACCAGTGCCGCCACGGCGAGGAAGGCTCCGCCGACGGCCAGCCCGGCCACCGCGCCGAGCCCGGGAACGTTCAGCAGGTGCAGTGCCACGTGGGCCCAGGCCCGCTCCAGGATGTGCACAGCCGCGAACACGGTGACGAACAGTCCCGTGACGGCCAGCAGGACCGCGGGGATTCCGGCCCGCATGAAATCTTCGGAAAGCTTCTTGAGGTTCATGTCCGTCACGCTAATGATCTGGTGAGGTGGCGGACTTCGGCCATTGGTACGCGCAGTTCGCAGACCAAGGGCGCATGGGTGTGCGGGATTTCTATACTTTGGTAGGCGGAGGCTGCGCCGATTTCCTCATCGGAGCGGTGCGGGACCGCGGCCCCGGGCTCGTGAGCGGGGCGGTACCGGTGGCAGGTCGCCCCTGCGGGCGGCTGCACGGCCCCTCCGCCGCCCGCGCCCGCCCAGCACGGTGGGTGGCTCGCCGGCCGGTGACCGCAGCCGGGCCGAGGGGCTGTGCATGACGCGTCGGCCCATCCATGTGCTTGACAAAGCAAATATATACAGATTTACTTTCCCGGACAAGCATTGCCGACGGGGTGCGGTCACCGACCGGTGACCGCAGCCCAGCGGCCAATCCGGCGGCCGCGCGGCCACCACCAGGCGGAGGAGTGAAGGTGGCTGAATCGCCCGTCGCCGTGTTCGACCGGCTGGTCCGGCAGGACGCGTCGGGTTCCACGCCGGTCCTGTTCGACACGGCCTGCGTGCTCGGTGGGAGTGTCGCCGGTCTTCTGGCCGCCCGGATCCTCGCCGACCACGCCACCGAGGTGCTGGTCATCGAGCGGGACGAGGCCGACGTGACCGGGCGGGCGCGGGCAGGTGTTCCGCACGACCGGCAGGCCCACGTGGTGATGCCGGGCGGGCTCGCACTGATGGAACGCTGGCTGCCCGGCATCACGGAGGAGATGCGCGAGAACGGCGGAGTCCTCGTCACCCCGGACGGGATGGACCTCTTCGTCGACGGAGTCGAGCAGGTGCGCACCGGCGAAGGGCGCATGCTTCTCTCCAGCCGCCCCTTCCTGGAATCGGCTTTGCGCCGCCGCGTACTCGGCCTGCCCAACGTCTCGGCCGTCACGGCACAGGTGACGGGTCTCGTGTACCGGGGCGACGCGGTGAGCGCCGTCCGGTACGTGGAGGCCGACAGCGAGGACATCCTGCCCGTCGACTTCACCGTGGACGCGATGGGCCGTTCCAGCAGTCTCTCGGACTGGCTGGACGAAGCGGGCTACAGTCGGCCGTACCAGCAGCGCACGGAGACCGGCATCCACTACGCGACCGCCGTGTTCGGCGGAACCGCAACGGACACGGACCGGCGACTCACGTCACTCCAGTACCCCCGGTTCGCGGGTCCGGGAGGACTGGCCGCAGGCATGGTCGTGCCGATCGAGGACGACCTGCGGATGGTCGGCCTGCTCGTCTACGGAGGCAACAGGCCTCCCGGGTCGATCGAGGAATTCCGTGCGCTCTGTGACAGGCTTCCGGCGCCCTTCGGCAGGGCCGCCGCCGGTGTCGTCGTCCGCGACGTACTGAGATTTCGTCAGGCCACCAGCATACGAAGGGACTTCGGCGGCCTCACGCGCTTCCCGGCCCGCGTCGTCAGCGTCGGGGACGCGGCGGTGTCCCTCAACGCGAGGTACGCGCAGGGCGTCTCCTCGGCCGCTCTGCACGCGGCCTGCCTGGCCGACTACCTCGCTCACGACCCCGACCCCGCCCTTCCGGCGGAGCGCTTCTTCGCTTCGCAGAAGGTCGCGACGGACGCGGTATGGGACCCTTCCACGAGCGCCGACGCCGTACGCACGGACATCCTCCGGGGAGTCGCCGCGGACGAAGAAAGCGAGCAGCAACGGTCCGCGATGGAGCAGCTCGCGCAGGCCGCTCTGACCGACCGTACGACAGCCGACGCGTGCCAGGCGGTCCGGTTCGTGTTGGCCCACCCCGACACCCTGGCCGACCCGGCGCTGATCGAGCGGGCCGTGGCCGTGAACCAGCGGGCGAGCACGCCTTCATGAAGCGCGAACCGCACGGCCCGCCATGAGACCTGCGCCGGCACGGACGGCATGAGCCGACGCGCCGGCGAGGCAGAACCCACCCTGGCCCGACCCTCAACCGGGACAGGCCCGGTGGGCTTGCGCACAACCCCAGTAACGCATCATTCGCATCCGTCTCACGACACTCCGAGAAAGAACCATCATGTATATAGCAGCCGTTATCCTCAGCATCCTGCTCGCCCTCGCCGTCCTCGCCGGTGGCGCCCCCAAGGTGCAGCTCAAGGGTGACGTGCCCGACGGCCTGATCCAGAAGGGCCTCGGCGCCGCCATGGTCCGGTTCATCGGCATGGCCGAGGTCGCTGCCGGCATCGGCCTCGTCGTGGGCATCTGGTGGCAGCCGCTGGGCATCGCGGCGGCTGCCGGCCTGGCAGTAGTGTTCGTCGGTGCGATCTGCTTCCACGCGAAGTGGGGCGACTACCGGGACAGTGCCACCCGCAACGCGGCCATGGCGCCGTTCGTGTTCCTGGTCCTCGCCGCAGCCACCATCGTCACCTTGGCCGCATCGATCTGACGGCACGCCCGTTGGACGCCGGTGCGGACCGGTGAGTCGTCGAGCGAGAAGGAAGACCTGTGAAGGAACAACAGATCAGCATCGCCGGGCAGCGGATCACCTACACCGCATCGGCGGGCACGGGCCGGACGGTCGTCCTGGTGCACGGGAACTCCTCCTCCAGCCGTGTCTGGCGACACCTGCTCGACGGCCCCTTCGGAGAGCGGTACCGCTGTCTCGCACCGGATCTGCCCGGTCACGGCGGTTCGGCGCACACCGGGAAGGCCGACGACTACTCGCTGCGGTCCTACGCTTCGACGCTCACCGGCTTCGTCCGTGAACTGCGCGCCGAGGACGCGGTGGTGGTCGGCTGGAGCCTGGGCGGACACATCGCCCTCGAAGCAGCCTCCGCGTTGCCCGAGGCCGTGGGGTTCGTCCTCTTCGGAACCCCGCCCGTCGGCAGCCCTGCCGATGTCGGCAGGGCCTTCCTGCCGAACCCGGCCATGAACGTGGGATTCACCCCGGACGTGGACGCCGAGGCGGCCGCGGCCTACGCCAGGAGTTTCCTGGCTCCCGGATCGGCACTGCCGACCGACGAGCTCGTCGCGGACGTGCTCGCCACCGACGGGGCGGCTCGCGCCGGTCTCCTGGCGAGCCTCCAGGCCGGGGCCTTCGCCGACGAGAGGGCCGTCGTGGAACACCTGACGCGGCCCCTGGCGGTGTTGCACGGTGAGGGTGAACAACTGGTCAGCTCGGAGTACCTGAACGACATCAGGATGCCGACGCTCTGGGGCGGTACCGTGCACATGCTGCCCGGCGTCGGACACGCCCCGCACCTGGAGGCGCCGGAGGACTTCGCGGACGTCCTCACCCGGTTCATCTCCGACCTGGACTGACCCACGGCATGCGCGACGGCAGGGCGTCGGTGATCCGGCCGGACCACTCGGCCGGGGCACCGAGCACCCGAGCCCGGCCCGGGCTCCGCCGGACCGCCTGCCGCGAGGTGTGCCGGAGGCGGGACCACGCACCGAAGGCCGACGAGTATCAGCTCGTCGGCTTCGGTGTTTCCACGGGTGCACCCCGTGCGTCAGGCTGCTGCTCCGGAGTCGTGCGGTTCAGGAGCTCCGGACCCCTCCGGCGTCCCGGCCGCGCCGGAGCGGCCTCCCAGGAAGCCGGCCCACCCTTCCGCAGGCTGCTCGCCGACATCCAGCCCACGCAGTGCGGCCAGCGCATCGGGCCGCTGTACGTCGAGCCAGTCGGTGAACTGGCGGAAGGAGACGAGACGTACGTCGCCGCCGTTGTCCCTCTCCCGGGCGATGTGCTCGAGAGCCTTCTCCACGGCGTCCATGTAGATGCCGCCGTTCCACTGCTCGAAATGGTTGCCGATGAAGAACGGAGCCCGGTTCGACTCGTACGCCCGCTGGAAGCCGGAGATGTAGGCCTGGGTGGCCTG is drawn from Streptomyces sp. NBC_00178 and contains these coding sequences:
- a CDS encoding NADPH-dependent FMN reductase, with translation MVKIGIILGSTRPGRNGEAVARWVYDVASQRTDVEFELVDLLDYNLPHLDEMMPPSMGQYAQPHTQAWASKIASFDGFVMVTPEYNHSTSGALKNAIDFLYGEWNNKAVGFVGYGSVGGTRAVEHLRLIAGELQMADVRAQVALSLFTDFENFSTFKPGQHQVDSLNATLDQVQAWSAALAPLRAA
- the gndA gene encoding NADP-dependent phosphogluconate dehydrogenase, producing the protein MSTSAQIGVTGLAVMGRNLARNFARNGYTVALHNRTVARTKALAEEFGHEGDFIVATSAEEFVAALERPRRLVIMVKAGDPTDAVIQEFAPLLEPGDMIIDGGNAHFADTRRREHALREQGIHFVGTGVSGGEEGALNGPSIMPGGSKESYESLGPMLEKISAKAKDGSPCVTHVGPDGAGHFVKMVHNGIEYADMQLIGEAYELLRDVAGYSPAQIADIFRTWNTGRLDSYLIEITAEVLSHVDEATGKPFVDVVQDRAEQKGTGRWTVQIALDLGVPVSGIAEAVFARSLSGHADLREASRGLAGPKARQLGESEAAAFADRVEQALYASKIVSYTQGFHEIAAGSDEYGWDVDLGSVASIWRGGCIIRAAFLDRIRAAYDGRPDLPSLLSDDTFGQEIADAQDDWREVLVAATRQGVPAPGFAAALAYYDALRAERLPAALTQAQRDFFGAHTYRRTDRDGSFHTLWGGDRSEVSA
- a CDS encoding TetR/AcrR family transcriptional regulator; translation: MAPRTGTKLSARERLLGAADELFYREGVQTVGIDRVIEHAGVAKASLYNTFGNKEGLVCAYLDHRSVRLRDRITRTLTRFRTPREQLLGVFDAQGEAFTEAGYNGCAFARATAEAPENSSIRRAAESNRTWLSDLLTALATEAGYAAPEEVARMLHFLYDGASQSARMDHDPAAATTARAAASVLLDAAPLSPAAARPSAP
- a CDS encoding MFS transporter; translation: MGPAASLALLASILVSLLAASSAPTPLYAIYQAHWGFSPITITVVFGVYAVAVLASLLVFGKFSDHVGRRPVLLVSLIGQALAMIVFATADGVGSLLVARVVQGVSTGAAVGALGAGMLDINPRKGGFLNSLAPTMGTASGALVSGLIVQYLPGPTRLVYFVLLGVFVLQALAVLRLRETASRKPGALASLVPEIKLPRSARASVVIAAPVLFAVWALTGLYGALGPAITRTLVHSTSVVWGGLPLFVLAGSAGLSVLVLRTRETRQVMLIGVSTLVIGVVITVVSIAAGHGGTPSVVGFFIGAAVSGFGFGGGFQGGIRLVMPQVELHERAGVLSLLYVVCYLGLGLPAVIGGVLVVHGGLVQTAREYGAAVIVLALVALPGLLRSGRRAEPAAGTAAPAGVHAESVPAVEDRRLTVAAEVE
- a CDS encoding ABC transporter permease, whose translation is MSTNAPRTRERSRRPRLSGLTWLIWRQNRTAFWLGLAAAAALAVYAVVQHQNVAAAAGAQHLQDCHAHADSIDCVRKLVAFQNDYQNPIRRPLQAMLLLPFLFGLFLGGPQLAQELESGTYRTVATQSVTRMRWFMAKLCVPLAMVVVISGVMAAAMTWWWHPIAETAGYRQWQYWYPFYGVGPVVVGLGVLIYLLGVTLGLYLRRTVLAMGATLALGGGLFAVIEWARPHLPPRHTATAQHTVTPPVPDNAWLVADGPLSPDGRRVPEAWECFAAKDPGPCLGSHGISGRWAEFHPVSDLWPLQWATTGICVLLAVVLVAVSAWWVRNGFSGRSRKAASVRP
- a CDS encoding ABC transporter ATP-binding protein encodes the protein MTDSPRGQGALRVPAIEAVGLGRRYRRGWALRDTSFRLPAGRICALVGPNGAGKTTLLSMAANLIEPTDGAITVSGHHPGSAEAREGTAFLSQQKALYPRFRVHEILRMGRELNPTWHQETAEAVIEAGNIPMSARVGTLSGGQSTRVAFALALGKRPRLMLLDEPMADLDPLVRHQMTDLLQAEARKNGSTVVMSSHLVSELESACDYLVLVNSGTVRLAGEVDTLLAQHRRLTTDSPDHERHRKDLEGHTVIATSGGDGRITSLVRTGPAASHDPGLPPPTLEELVIGYLRAPDAPALLAPSARVADGSEVAA
- a CDS encoding FAD-dependent oxidoreductase, producing MAESPVAVFDRLVRQDASGSTPVLFDTACVLGGSVAGLLAARILADHATEVLVIERDEADVTGRARAGVPHDRQAHVVMPGGLALMERWLPGITEEMRENGGVLVTPDGMDLFVDGVEQVRTGEGRMLLSSRPFLESALRRRVLGLPNVSAVTAQVTGLVYRGDAVSAVRYVEADSEDILPVDFTVDAMGRSSSLSDWLDEAGYSRPYQQRTETGIHYATAVFGGTATDTDRRLTSLQYPRFAGPGGLAAGMVVPIEDDLRMVGLLVYGGNRPPGSIEEFRALCDRLPAPFGRAAAGVVVRDVLRFRQATSIRRDFGGLTRFPARVVSVGDAAVSLNARYAQGVSSAALHAACLADYLAHDPDPALPAERFFASQKVATDAVWDPSTSADAVRTDILRGVAADEESEQQRSAMEQLAQAALTDRTTADACQAVRFVLAHPDTLADPALIERAVAVNQRASTPS
- a CDS encoding DoxX family protein encodes the protein MYIAAVILSILLALAVLAGGAPKVQLKGDVPDGLIQKGLGAAMVRFIGMAEVAAGIGLVVGIWWQPLGIAAAAGLAVVFVGAICFHAKWGDYRDSATRNAAMAPFVFLVLAAATIVTLAASI
- a CDS encoding alpha/beta fold hydrolase is translated as MKEQQISIAGQRITYTASAGTGRTVVLVHGNSSSSRVWRHLLDGPFGERYRCLAPDLPGHGGSAHTGKADDYSLRSYASTLTGFVRELRAEDAVVVGWSLGGHIALEAASALPEAVGFVLFGTPPVGSPADVGRAFLPNPAMNVGFTPDVDAEAAAAYARSFLAPGSALPTDELVADVLATDGAARAGLLASLQAGAFADERAVVEHLTRPLAVLHGEGEQLVSSEYLNDIRMPTLWGGTVHMLPGVGHAPHLEAPEDFADVLTRFISDLD